A window of Aeromicrobium sp. Root236 contains these coding sequences:
- a CDS encoding helix-turn-helix domain-containing protein, with amino-acid sequence MPLRSDWSEDLCPVRRGLDVLGDPWIMLIMREVLHGRCRFDEIRDSIGISDAVLSRRLRLLVDEELLRKVEYRADRRAHFEYVATEAGADLLPIMHAVSIWAEKHTRMPEGGAHMAVIHETCGAETTTADVCSECGEALRPGDVSWDKPWKATRERLVGATA; translated from the coding sequence GTACGCCGCGGACTCGACGTGCTCGGCGATCCGTGGATCATGCTGATCATGCGCGAGGTGCTGCACGGGCGCTGCCGGTTCGACGAGATCCGCGACAGCATCGGCATCTCCGACGCGGTCCTGAGCCGCCGGCTGCGGCTGCTCGTCGACGAGGAGCTGCTGCGCAAGGTCGAGTACCGCGCCGACCGGCGTGCGCACTTCGAGTACGTCGCGACCGAGGCCGGCGCCGACCTGCTGCCGATCATGCACGCGGTGTCGATCTGGGCCGAGAAGCACACGCGCATGCCCGAAGGCGGCGCCCACATGGCGGTCATCCACGAGACCTGCGGCGCCGAGACCACGACGGCCGACGTCTGCAGCGAGTGCGGCGAGGCGCTCCGGCCCGGTGACGTCAGCTGGGACAAGCCCTGGAAGGCGACCCGCGAGCGCCTGGTCGGCGCGACCGCCTAG
- a CDS encoding group II truncated hemoglobin yields the protein MTATPTLYDWCGGHDALLRLTEVFYDRVLADPVLEPVFRHMGPQHREHVALWLGEVFGGPTTYTDELGGYPSMLRHHIGLAITEEQRARWAGMIAASADEAGLPDDPEFRSAFVAYVEWGTRIAKANSAEGATPPPELPTPRWGWGEAPPYEG from the coding sequence ATGACCGCGACCCCGACGCTGTACGACTGGTGCGGCGGCCACGACGCCTTGCTGCGCCTGACCGAGGTCTTCTACGACCGGGTGCTCGCCGATCCGGTGCTCGAGCCGGTGTTCCGTCACATGGGCCCACAGCACCGCGAGCACGTGGCGCTGTGGCTCGGCGAGGTGTTCGGCGGGCCGACGACCTACACCGACGAGCTGGGCGGCTACCCCAGCATGCTCCGGCACCACATCGGGCTCGCGATCACCGAGGAGCAACGTGCGCGGTGGGCCGGAATGATCGCGGCGAGTGCCGACGAGGCCGGGCTGCCAGACGACCCCGAGTTCCGCTCGGCGTTCGTGGCGTACGTCGAGTGGGGCACCCGGATCGCCAAGGCCAACTCGGCCGAGGGCGCGACTCCCCCGCCGGAGCTGCCGACGCCGCGGTGGGGCTGGGGCGAGGCGCCCCCGTACGAGGGCTGA
- a CDS encoding TOPRIM nucleotidyl transferase/hydrolase domain-containing protein, whose translation MTRLRDSLVAWAAGGDGVAARELATGLRTVALVEGVSDQAAVERLAVRRGRDLDAAGVCVVPMGGATNIRRFVDVLGPEGLGTSIAGLCDRAELGFFERALARAGLGLDGFFVCDPDLEGELIRALGTAAVEAVIAHEGETRAYDIFRQQPAQRDRTTEDRLHRFMGTHSGRKEQYGRALVDALDLGHVPRPLDDLLDRLTEHG comes from the coding sequence ATGACCCGACTCCGCGACTCCCTCGTCGCGTGGGCCGCCGGCGGCGATGGTGTCGCCGCCCGCGAGCTGGCCACGGGCCTGCGCACGGTCGCGCTGGTCGAAGGGGTCAGCGACCAGGCAGCGGTCGAACGCCTGGCCGTACGCCGTGGCCGTGACCTCGATGCCGCGGGCGTGTGTGTCGTGCCGATGGGCGGGGCGACCAACATCCGCCGGTTCGTGGACGTGCTCGGCCCGGAGGGGCTCGGCACCTCGATCGCCGGCTTGTGTGACCGTGCCGAGCTGGGGTTCTTCGAGCGCGCACTCGCCCGCGCCGGGCTGGGGCTCGACGGCTTCTTCGTGTGCGATCCCGACCTGGAGGGCGAGCTCATCCGCGCCCTGGGGACCGCAGCGGTCGAGGCGGTGATCGCGCACGAGGGCGAGACCCGGGCGTACGACATCTTCCGCCAGCAGCCCGCGCAGCGCGATCGCACCACCGAGGACCGGCTGCACCGGTTCATGGGCACGCACAGTGGGCGCAAGGAGCAGTACGGCCGGGCGCTCGTCGACGCCCTGGACCTCGGCCACGTGCCAAGACCTCTCGACGACCTGCTCGACAGGCTCACCGAGCACGGCTGA
- a CDS encoding SCO4848 family membrane protein, producing the protein MDLPVAWSLVLIVTAVWNFVIWPPFLKRVRKDERSRDAAGNATTFLRVHTILIAISLALAVAVGVLGIVTLF; encoded by the coding sequence ATGGATCTTCCCGTCGCCTGGTCGCTCGTCCTCATCGTCACCGCGGTCTGGAACTTCGTCATATGGCCGCCGTTCCTCAAGCGCGTACGCAAGGACGAGCGCTCGCGGGACGCTGCCGGCAACGCCACGACGTTCCTGCGTGTCCACACGATCCTCATCGCGATCTCGCTCGCGCTGGCCGTCGCGGTCGGCGTGCTCGGAATCGTCACGCTGTTCTGA
- a CDS encoding GNAT family N-acetyltransferase, with product MSNKVIHNPDENRYEIHVDGILAGFTQAFEKGDVVTFPHTEVFDQFEGQGLASELVTGALDDVRVRGKKIIATCPYVSRFVQKHPDYQDLLAS from the coding sequence ATGAGCAACAAGGTGATCCACAACCCCGACGAGAACCGCTACGAGATCCACGTCGACGGCATCCTGGCCGGCTTCACGCAGGCCTTCGAGAAGGGCGACGTCGTGACGTTCCCGCACACCGAGGTCTTCGACCAGTTCGAGGGCCAGGGCCTCGCGTCCGAGCTCGTCACGGGCGCGCTCGACGACGTCCGCGTGCGCGGCAAGAAGATCATCGCGACCTGCCCGTACGTCTCACGGTTCGTCCAGAAGCACCCGGACTACCAGGACCTGCTGGCCTCCTAG